In Nocardioides bizhenqiangii, the DNA window GCAGGGTAGGAGGCCGACTTCGTCTTCGACGTGGGCGAGCACGTCGAAGGCGAACGCGGCCACGGGCGACCACGCCTCATGCAACTGGGGCCACGCCATCAGCAGTTCGCCGACGAGGTCGTAGTCGCCGTGGTCGAGGTATCGAAGGACCAGCGCTTCGACTTCGGCCAGGATCGCATCGCGGGTGCGGCCGAGCTCCGGGTTGGCTGTGCGGCCGAAGTCGGTGACGTAGAACAGCAGGTGGGTGAGCCCGTAAGGGTCCTCCCGGGAGCCGACCAGCAGGTCGAACGGGTGCGTAAGGACGGTGCCGGAAGGCGGGTACGACACGGTCGGAAGTCGACGACTCCACACGGAGGTGATCCAGCGGCGCTCCGCGAGCACGGTCGTGGGCTGATCGACGGCGTGGGAGAGGACGCGGGCGCACACGTCGGACGCGAACGCGTCGAAGGCGTCGTCGGGATGGCCCATTGCCGTAAGGAGTACGTGGGGAACGGCTCGCCGGAAGACTTGATCCGGATTCAAGGCCATGTCGGCGAGCGCTCGCGGCGACCGCACCAGCGGGTCGAGCTGCCGGACGAGGGCCGTGACACGGTCGCCTACTGCACTCGAGTGGCTCGCCCCGTGCGCCGCATAGGCGAGCATCGCAGCCTCCGCCACCACCTTCTCGGGCCCGAAGCTGAGCGCCGGCCGCACTGCGTCGTCGTACCCGGTCTCGCCAAAATCGGACACCGCGACAGCCGCGAAGTCCAGCGCGTTGACAAGACGCTGCTCAAGATCCGCTGTGGGCCAGACCGCGACGCCTGCCGCGGCCTGGCCCTGCGGCGTCGACTGATCGACGCAGAGCATTGTCAGCCGTTCTGCAGATCGACGGCCTGCGCCAGCCCGGCGCCACCGCGCAGGCCACCGAAGACATTGCCGAGGTCGTCGGCGCGGAGGAAGCAGGCGAGCATGTTGAACCGTCCGTAGATGACGCCGTGCAAGCCGTCGTCACGCGTCGCGAGCTCGGGGCCGATCTTCGACACGAACGCGCCGACGGCGTCGAAGTCCAGCGAACCCGACTCGATAAATCGAGCCGCGATGTCCTCGTGTGAGATTGAGTTGTGCATGTTCGTTCTCCTCTGTGAGCCGGCAAGCGAGCACCGGCAGGGTTGTGACCGGCGGCCGCCGGTATCAGATAGGAGAACGGGAGTGCGGCTCTGATACACACGCATGTCGAACAAGGGTGGCGGAGGCTCCGCGGGACTACTGCCCCGTCTTCATAGGAGCTCCGAGGCGCTCGGCCTCAGCGCGGAGTGGTCGGCTCTATCTGCGCGAGCTGTTGGGTCAGGTAGCTGCGCATCCGATCGCGAAGATCCTGCTCAACCTGCTGCAGCCGCGCGACCTCGGCCTCCAGAGCGGCCTTCTGCTCAGCCAGGTCGCCGAGCACGGTCGCGCGCTGCCGGTCGAGCTCGGCGCTCTGCTCTGCCCGCGCCTCCTCCAGTTCGGCGCGCACCCGCTCGGCCTCTGCGTGGGCCTCAGCCAGGACTCGGTCGGCCTCTGCACTGGCCGACGCCTTCAGTTGTTCCGCCTGAACCTGGCTCGACCCGGTGAGCCGGTCCGCATCGCTCTGCGCCTTGGCCGCGATCGAGGCAGCCTCGGCCCTCGACTCCGCGAGGAGCTCGTCGGCATTGCGGGCAGCGACCTCGAGCAGCCGGGCGACTGCGCTGGTGCCCTCTGCAGCCCGGCGGGCGTCCTGCTCTGCCATCGTCATCATGCCCCCTACGGATTAGTGCCACCGTACGGTCCGCGCGCCGGGCGACACAACGCCCCACTCAACCCGTACCGCAACTGACAATAAGGTGCGCCAACTCCTTGCAGGGACTGTCCGGCCTTTGTGGCGCTCGCGGGTCGAACTGCAGCGTCGAGTCGGTGGATCACCCTTGGTCCAGCGCCGGGGCGTGATGTGCTCTCCGGCGCTACGCTGAGCCGGTGACGGACACCGTCGCAGTCCTCGATCGCGGACGGAAAGCCTATGTGCGGGCGGCCTGGCGAGAGGCGTTTCAAGCGCTGTCCGAGGCCGATCGCGCGGCCGCTCTGTCCGCGCAGGATCTCGAGGCGCTGGGTCGGTCCGCGTACATGGTTGGTGACACGGACGCCTACGTGGCCGCCCTCGAACGGGCATACCGGGCGCATCTCGAGGCCGGTGCGGCGTTGCCCGCGGTCCGGCTCGCGTTCTGGATCGGCCACAGCCTCCTGTTTCGAGGTCAGACCGTCCCCGCCGGCGGTTGGTTCGCTCGTGCGCAGCGAATCTTCGACGAATCCGGCGAGGACGGCGCCGAGCGAGGCTGGATGCTCATCCCCGCCTGGTTGCAGCAGATGGGGATCGGGGACTATGAGTCGGGCTACGCGACGGCTGGTGAAGCCGCGGACATCGCCCGCCGCTTCGACGACGCAGACTTGCTCTGGCTCGCCCGCGGGGATCAGGGACGTGCCCTGATCAACATGGGCCGGGTAGCGGACGGGCTGCGACTGGTCGATGAGATGTTCGTCGTCGCCATCGAGGGCCAGCTGTCGCCCGTGGTTACCGGGATCGTCTACTGCAACACGATCGCGTACTGCGTTGACGGTTACGCCTTGGACCACGCCCGCGAATGGACCGAGGCGCTCACCCGTTGGTGCGAAGGCCAGCCGGAGATGGAGGAGCACTTCGGGTTCTGTCTCGTCCACCGGGCAGAACTGCATCACCTGAGCGGCTCCTGGGCGATCGCCCACGAGGAGAGCGAGCGGGCCGCGGCCAGACACACCGTTGCGGGCCAGCTGAACCAGCTCGTTCGGGGGAAGGCGGCCTATGTGCAGGGCGAGATCCATCGTCTTGCGGGTGACTTCGCCGCGGCCGAGAGATCCTTCCGCGAGGCGAACGCGTTGGGATTCGAACCACAGCCCGGCCTTGCCCTGTTGCGCCTGATGCAGGGCAGCAGGGATTCCGCCGCGGCCGCCATCCGGCGAGCGACCGGGGAGTCGACGCAGATGCTGCGTCGCGCCCGCCTGCTGCCCGCGTTCGTGGAAATCACCGTCGCGGTCGGCGAGCTCGATCGGGCCCGAGCGGCGGTCGACGACCTCGAGGCGATCGCGTCCACGGTCGGTGGCGCCGTCGCGGCGATGGCGGACTGTGCCAAGGGCGCGCTCCTCGTGGCGCGCGACGAGCCGCGGGAGGCATTGATGGCACTGCGACCCGGGCTGGCGGCGTGGCAGCGTCTGGGGGTCCCCTATGAAGCAGCCCGAGCCCGGGTTCTGATCGGCCTGGCATGTCGCGGCCTGGGCGATCACGACACTGCCGAGCTCGAGTTGGACACTGCTCGGGCGGCGTTCGGTCAGCTCGGCGCCAAGCCCGATCAGGCGCGGGTCGATGCGCTGGTCGGGCGCGACCGCATGGACGATGGGCTCACCGTTCGCGAGATCGACGTGCTCCGTTTGGTGGCGTCCGGCCGGTCGAACAGCGAGATCGCGGCGGCACTGGTCATCAGCGAGCACACGGTCGCACGCCACCTGCAGAACATCTTCGGCAAGCTCGGAGTCTCCACGAGAACCGCGGCGGCGGCGTACGCGTTCGAACACCGCCTGACCTGAGGCAACTACTCAATCCTCACCATCCCCGGGCATCGCAAGTTGGTCAGTTCCGTCGATGATCTGGGCCCCTGCCCGCTCGTACGGTCGTGACGTCCAACAGCCGATCAAGAGAAGGAGCAGGCCATGTACGTCGTCGTTCAGCACACATTCCTCAATCCCTCCGACGCGTTCTCCCGCGGCGAGAAGCTCATCAAGAACGAGGAAGCCCCTCACGGGACAACCGGGCTGCAGTTCTACCCGGCGCGGGACGGGTCGGGTGCGACCTGCCTGTGGGAGTCGAACAGCGTCGCAGACGTGCAGTCGTACGTCGACGACACGCTTGGCGACTCGAGCCGCAACCTCTGCTACGAGGTAGACGCTGCAAACGCGTTCGCCCGCCAGCCGCTCGGGATCGCCGAACGGCCCACACTCGTCACGCAGTAGGCCCCGCATGCAATGACGAGCAGTTGCTCGTCACACGACTGCCGCAGGATCATGGCTCCACATCCCGCGCCCGCTGCTCAACCCGCCTCGGTCACGCCGCAGCTGACCCGCGCAAAGAGCTGCGCCGCGCCCTCTGGGGGAGGGGCGCGGCGCAGCAGCTTTCAGGTGATCGCCAGGATCAGTTCACGTTCACGGCGCTCCAGGCTGCGGCCACGGCGGCCCGCTGGGCGCTGCCGGCACCGAACAGGTCGGTGGCGGCGTTGAGCGTCGCGGTGCGAGCTCCGGCGTAGTTGGTGCCGGAAGTCATGTAGACCGTCAGCGCCCGGAACCAGATCCGCTCGGCGTCGGCGCGGCCGATGCCGCCGATCGTCGAGCCGTTGCAGGTCGGCGAGTTGTGGGCCTTGTCGCCGATCACCTTCGGGCCGGAGCCCTCGGCGAGCAGGTAGAAGAAGTGGTTGCCCACGCCCGACGAGTAGTGCACGTCGACGTTCTTGGTGCTCGTGCTCCAGCAGGAGTGCGAGCTGCCGTCGAGGGACGGGTTGTCCATCCGCCGGAACCCGTCGTGCTGGGCCAGGTCGAACTCCTCACCGATGTAGTAGTCGGCGGGGTCGTTGGCGTTCGCGGCGTAGAACTCGACCATGGTGCCGAAGATGTCGGACGTCGCCTCGTTGATGCCGCCGGACTCGCCGGAGTAGGTCAGCCCGGCGGTGTTCTCCGTGACGCCGTGCGACATCTCGTGGCCGGCCACGTCGAGCGACACCAGCGGGCCGAACGAGACGCCGTCGCCGTCGCCGTACGTCATCTTGGTGCCGTCCCAGAACGCGTTGGCGTAGTTGTTGCCGTAGTGGACCCGGTTGTACGACCCACTGCCGTTGCCGAAGATGCCGTTGCGGCCGTGGACCTGCTGGTAGTAGTCCCAGGTCACGTTGGTGCCGTACTGCGCGTCGACCCCCGCCGTCTCCCGGTTGCTGTTCGAGCCGTTGCCGAAGAAGGTGTCCGTGCTGCTGAAGGTCGTGCCCGGCTTGCACCCGGACCCGAACAGCTGGCAGAACAGGCTGTCGGTCTTGTTGCCCATGTCGGTCGTGTAGGTGCCGCCACGGGTCGGGTCCTTGAGGAGGTACGACGTCCCGGACGGCGTCACCTCGAGGTCGACCGTGCCGCTGTAGAGCGAGCTGCCCTCACCGTCGGTCGTCTGGATCCGCTCCTCGCGCCGGATGACGTTGCCGGTGCGGGCGTCGACGTAGGTCAGCAGCCGGCTGGGGGTGCCGTCGGCGTGGCGGCCTCCGGTCGTGAACTCCCACGCGAGCCGGGGCGCGCCGGCGATGGCGTCGACAACGAGCCGCGGGCTGCCGTCCACCCGGAGCTTGCGGATCGACCGGGTCACCCGGTCGGTGGCGATGACGGCGAGCTCGGCGCGCGCCTTGCTGACAGCCGGGCGCACCGAGACGCGCACCGGGGCGTCCAGCGTCTGGCTCACCCCGTCCCACACCGCGTCCGGCCCCTGGTGGACCACGAGGTCACCGCCGATGACCGGCAGCCCGCGGTAGGACCGCTGCACGCGCACGTGCGTGCTGCCGTTCGCGTCGCGGATCGTGGCCGTGGCCCGGTATTCCTGGCCGGGTGTCGCTCGAGCGACGAGGGGGTGCGCCTTCAGTGAGGCGATGGCCTTCTCGGCGACCCGGTCGCCGTCCGGCTTGGCGGCGGCCGTCGTCGGCGCGCTGGAGGCGCCGGGCGGGAGGCCGAGGAGGAGGGTGGCCAACGCAGCGGCCGCGGCAGTCGCCGCAGCCAGTTGGGACCGAGATCGGGACCCGAGGTTCGACACGGTTGTGCTCCTTGCTCAGACGGATGCGGGCACGGACGACGTGCCCGGCGAGCAGAGAGTCCCACCGGCGTGCCGGCACGGCCAGGAATGGGCCGGTGCAGGTTCCTGCAGCGCAGGAACCTGCAACTCAGAGGTCCAGGTAGGACTCGAGCCCGACCGTGAGGCCGGGGCGATCTGCGATCTGACGGACGCCGGTCAGGACTCCCGGCGTGAACGAGACCCGGTCGAGCGAGTCGTGCCGGATGGTCAGCGTCTCCCCCACGCCCCCGAGCACCACCTCCTGGTGCGCCACCAGGCCACGGATCCGCAGGCCGTGGACGTGGATCCCGTCGACCACCGCACCACGGGCTCCGTCGAGGGCGGTCGACGTCGCGTCGGGCACCGGTGGGCAGCCGGCCTCGCGCCGGGCGGCGGCCACGAGCTCCGCCGTACGACGTGCGGTGCCGCTCGGCGCGTCCGCCTTGTTGGGATGGTGCAGCTCCACGATCTCGACCGACTCGTAGAACGGCGCGGCCAGCGCAGCGAACCGCATCATCAGGATCGCGCCGATCGAGAAGTTCGGCGCGATCAGGACACCGGTCGTCGGTGCGTCGCCGAGCCAGCCGTCGATGACGTCGAGCCGGCCCTGGTCGAACCCCGTGGTGCCGACCACCGCGTGGATGCCGTGGTCGATGCAGAACTCGAGGTTGTCCATGACGACGTCCGGGTGGGTGAAGTCCACGACCACCTGGGCACCCGACGACACGAGCAGGTCGATCGGGTCGTCGTGGTCGACGGCGGCCGCGAGTGCGAGGTCGGGCGCGTCCTCGACCGCCGTGCACACCGCGGACCCCACCTTGCCGCGGGCACCCAGGACACCGACCTGGATCTGACTGCTCTCCACGGCGTCCAACCTAGTGCGTGCGCATCTCGGCAGCCCGTCGGTCCCGCGCTCCGGGCGCGTGTTCTGGCAGGCTGGGCCCATGGCGGTGCAGACGATCCCGGCCCGGCTGCGGTGGGCGGTGGATTTCATCGACGTGCAGCCCCAGGACCACGTGCTCGAGATCGGGTGCGGATCCGGGCAGGCGGCGGACCTGATCTGCCGCCGACTCGAGGGGCGCGGGCGGATGTTCGCCATCGACCGCTCGGAAGCGGGAGTGGACCGGACCAAGCAGCGGTGCGCCGCGCACATCGAGGCCGGCAAGCTGACCGTGCGCCAGATCGACCTGGCCACGCTGCGGGTCCCGGTCAAGCGGCTGACCAAGGTCTTCGCGTTCGACGTCAACCTGTTCTGGGTGCGCGACTGCAAGGACGAGGTGGCGCTCCTGCACGAGCGGGTGCTCCCCGGCGGCTCGGTCAACCTGTTCTTCGACACCACCCGCCCCGATCAGGTGCCCGAGATCATCTCCAAGACCGCGGCGGCCCTCACCGAGGGCGGCTTTCGCGTCTACATCGCGACGTCGGACAAGCCGCCCGTCGTCGGGATCATAGGGAGACGTTAGAACTCGCGCCCGCCGACACGGCGCAAATTTCTGAGGCGGCTCGCTTCGCTCGCGAGGGAGAAATATCCGCCGGGTCGGCTACTGCGGCATTGCTCGCTGCGCTCGCCGCCGCCCGTGGTCGAGGTGTGCTCTCGGCTGTCAGGGGCCGACGATGGCAAGCAGCTCGGGCCGCCCGAACACGTCACGGCCCACGGCCCGGACGTCGTCGAGGGTGACCGCGTCGATCCGCGCCATCACGTCGTCGATGCCGAGGACGTCGGCATAGACGAGCTCGGCCTTGCCGAGGCGCATCATCCGCGATGCGCTGTCCTCGAGCCCGAGCACCAGTCCCCCGACCAGCTGGCCCTTGCCGCGGGCGAGCTCCTCGGCGGTGATGCCGTGGGCGGCGATGCGGGAGAGCTCGACCCTGACGACCTCCAGCACGTCGTCGAGCCGGTCCGGCAGGCACCCGACGGCGACGCCCACGAGGCCGGAGTCGGCGTAGTGACTGGCGAACGAGTAGACCGAGTAGGCCAGGCCGCGGTGCTCGCGCACCTCCTGGAAGAGCCGGCTCGACGTACCGCCCCCGAGGGCGGTGTTGAGGACGCCGAGGGCGAACCTGCGGTCATCGTCGCGGGTGACGCCCTCCGCGGCCAGCACCACGTTGACCTGCTCGAACGGACGGGAGATCCGGCCCTCGCGCCCGCTGACCCGGGGGTGCCGGCGGCTGGCGCGCGGGCCGACCGGCTCGGCCGTGCCCGCCAGGAAGCCGTGCCGGCCGAACGAGCGGCGGACGGCCTTGACGACGTCGGCGTGCTCGACCGCGCCGGCGACCGAGAGCACCATGTTCTCGGGGCGGTAGTGCTTGCGGTAGAAGCGCTGGATCTGCGCGCGCGTCATCGCCTCGATCGAGTCGGTGGTCCCCGCGATCGGGCGGCCGAGCGGCCCGCTCCCCCATGCCAGCTCGGCGAGCAGGTTCTGTACGACGTCGTCGGGGTCGTCCTCGTGCATCGCGATCTCGTCGAGGATGACGTCGCGCTCCGCGTCGACGTCGTGCGCCTCGAGGAGCGAGCCGGTGATCATGTCGCCGAGCACGTCGACCGCGAGCGGCAGGTCCTCGCCGAGGACCCGCGCGTGGAAGCAGGTGTACTCCTTCGCGGTGAACGCGTTGAACTCACCGCCGACGGCGTCGAGGGCGATCGAGATGTCGAGCGCCGACCGCTCGTCGGTGCCCTTGAAGAGCAGGTGCTCGAGGAAGTGAGAGGCCCCGTGGGTCGTCGCGGTCTCGTCGCGCGAGCCGACGCCGATCCAGACGCCGATCGACGCCGACCGGGCGCCCGCCATCTGCTCGGTGACGATCCGCAGCCCGGACGGCAGGGTGGTGCGCCGGATCCGCGAGGTCACGTGACCGGCGGCGTCGCGCACCGTCGCGAGGGTGCTGGTCGACGCACGCCCCGCCGAGCTGTTCGGGAGAGCCGACGGCCGGCCAGCGGTGCGCTGGCCGGCCGTCGTGAGGGACTCACTCACTGAAGGGTCACTCCGCGTCCTCGGTGACCTCGGCGTCGGCCGGAGCCGCCTCCTCGACCACCGGGACCAGCGAGAGCTTGCCGCGGTCGTCGATCTCGGCGATCTGGACCTGGATCTTCTGGCCGACCGAGACGACGTCCTCGACGCTCTCGACCCGCTTGCCGCCGGCGAGGTCACGCAGCTTGCTGATGTGCAGCAGGCCGTCCTTGCCCGGCATCAGCGAGACGAACGCACCGAAGTTCGTCGTCTTGACGACGGTGCCGAGGTAGCGCTCGCCGACCTCCGGCATGGTCGGGTTGGCGATCGCGTTGACGGCCTGCTTCGCCGCCTCGGCTGCCTCGCCGTTGGTCGCGCCGATGTAGACGGTGCCGTCGTCCTCGATGGACAGCGTCGCGCCGGTGTCGTCCTGGATCTGGTTGATCACCTTGCCCTTGGGCCCGATGACCTCGCCGATCTTGTCGACCGGCACCCGGATGGTGATGATCCGCGGAGCGTGGACCGACATCTCCTCGGGCTCGTCGATGGCCTCCGCCATCACGTCGAGGATCGCGATCCGGGCGTCCTTGGCCTGGGTCAGCGCGGACCCGAGGACCTCGGCCGGGATGCCGTCCAGCTTGGTGTCGAGCTGGAGGGCGGTCACGAACTCGCGCGTGCCGGCGACCTTGAAGTCCATGTCGCCGAACGCGTCCTCGGCGCCGAGGATGTCGGTGAGCGCGACGTACTGCGTCTCACCGTCGACCTCACCGGAGACCAGACCCATCGCGATACCGGCGACGGCGGCCTTCAGCGGGACACCGGCCTGCAGCAGCGACATGGTCGAGGCGCAGACCGAGCCCATCGAGGTCGAGCCGTTGGAGCCCATGGCCTCCGACAGCTGGCGGATCGCGTAGGGGAACTCCTCACGCGACGGCAGCACGGGGAGGAGAGCCCGGCGAGCGAGCGCGCCGTGGCCGACCTCACGCCGTTTCGGCGAGCCGACGCGACCGGTCTCGCCGGTCGAGAACGGCGGGAAGACGTACTTGTGCATGTAGCGGCGGTGCTTCTCCGGGGAGAGCGTGTCGAGCTGCTGCTCCATCTTCAGCATGTCGAGCGTGGTGACGCCCAGGATCTGGGTCTCGCCTCGCTCGAAGAGCGCCGAGCCGTGCACCCGCGGCAGGATGTCGACCTCGGCGTTCAGCGGCCGGATGTCGGCGAGGCCACGGCCGTCGATGCGGATCTTGTCGCGCAGGATGCTCTCGCGCACCAGCTGCTTGTTGACCGAGCGGAACGCCGCGCCGATCTCCTTCTCGCGGCCCTCGAACTGCTCGCCGAGCTGGGTGAGCACGCTCTCCTTGAGCTCGTCGGTGCGGTCGTTGCGCTCCTGCTTGTCGGCGATCTTCATCGCGGCGGCGAGGTCGCTCTTCACCGCGGCCTCGACGGCGTTGAAGACGTCGTCCTCGTGGTCGAGGAAGACCGGGAACTCCTGAACCGGCTTCGAGGCCTCCTTGGCGAGCTCCGCCTGGGCCTCGACCAGCTGCTTGATGAACGGCTTGGACGCGTCGAGACCGCCGGCGACGACCTCCTCGGTGGGCGCCTGCACGCCGTCCTGGACCAGGGTCCAGGCCGACTCGGTGGCCTCCGCCTCGACCATCATGATCGCGACGTCGCCGGAGTCGGTGACGCGACCGGCGACGACCATGTCGAAGACGGCGCCCTCGAGCTGGCTGTGCGACGGGAACGCGACCCACTGGCCGTCGATGAGCGCGACCCGCACGGCACCGACGGGACCGGAGAACGGCAGGCCGGAGAGCTGGGTCGACAGCGAGGCCGCGTTGATCGCCAGCACGTCGTAGGGAGCGTCCGGGTTGAGGGACAGGA includes these proteins:
- a CDS encoding class I SAM-dependent methyltransferase produces the protein MAVQTIPARLRWAVDFIDVQPQDHVLEIGCGSGQAADLICRRLEGRGRMFAIDRSEAGVDRTKQRCAAHIEAGKLTVRQIDLATLRVPVKRLTKVFAFDVNLFWVRDCKDEVALLHERVLPGGSVNLFFDTTRPDQVPEIISKTAAALTEGGFRVYIATSDKPPVVGIIGRR
- a CDS encoding M4 family metallopeptidase, with the translated sequence MSNLGSRSRSQLAAATAAAAALATLLLGLPPGASSAPTTAAAKPDGDRVAEKAIASLKAHPLVARATPGQEYRATATIRDANGSTHVRVQRSYRGLPVIGGDLVVHQGPDAVWDGVSQTLDAPVRVSVRPAVSKARAELAVIATDRVTRSIRKLRVDGSPRLVVDAIAGAPRLAWEFTTGGRHADGTPSRLLTYVDARTGNVIRREERIQTTDGEGSSLYSGTVDLEVTPSGTSYLLKDPTRGGTYTTDMGNKTDSLFCQLFGSGCKPGTTFSSTDTFFGNGSNSNRETAGVDAQYGTNVTWDYYQQVHGRNGIFGNGSGSYNRVHYGNNYANAFWDGTKMTYGDGDGVSFGPLVSLDVAGHEMSHGVTENTAGLTYSGESGGINEATSDIFGTMVEFYAANANDPADYYIGEEFDLAQHDGFRRMDNPSLDGSSHSCWSTSTKNVDVHYSSGVGNHFFYLLAEGSGPKVIGDKAHNSPTCNGSTIGGIGRADAERIWFRALTVYMTSGTNYAGARTATLNAATDLFGAGSAQRAAVAAAWSAVNVN
- a CDS encoding M16 family metallopeptidase; its protein translation is MSESLTTAGQRTAGRPSALPNSSAGRASTSTLATVRDAAGHVTSRIRRTTLPSGLRIVTEQMAGARSASIGVWIGVGSRDETATTHGASHFLEHLLFKGTDERSALDISIALDAVGGEFNAFTAKEYTCFHARVLGEDLPLAVDVLGDMITGSLLEAHDVDAERDVILDEIAMHEDDPDDVVQNLLAELAWGSGPLGRPIAGTTDSIEAMTRAQIQRFYRKHYRPENMVLSVAGAVEHADVVKAVRRSFGRHGFLAGTAEPVGPRASRRHPRVSGREGRISRPFEQVNVVLAAEGVTRDDDRRFALGVLNTALGGGTSSRLFQEVREHRGLAYSVYSFASHYADSGLVGVAVGCLPDRLDDVLEVVRVELSRIAAHGITAEELARGKGQLVGGLVLGLEDSASRMMRLGKAELVYADVLGIDDVMARIDAVTLDDVRAVGRDVFGRPELLAIVGP
- a CDS encoding helix-turn-helix transcriptional regulator, which produces MTDTVAVLDRGRKAYVRAAWREAFQALSEADRAAALSAQDLEALGRSAYMVGDTDAYVAALERAYRAHLEAGAALPAVRLAFWIGHSLLFRGQTVPAGGWFARAQRIFDESGEDGAERGWMLIPAWLQQMGIGDYESGYATAGEAADIARRFDDADLLWLARGDQGRALINMGRVADGLRLVDEMFVVAIEGQLSPVVTGIVYCNTIAYCVDGYALDHAREWTEALTRWCEGQPEMEEHFGFCLVHRAELHHLSGSWAIAHEESERAAARHTVAGQLNQLVRGKAAYVQGEIHRLAGDFAAAERSFREANALGFEPQPGLALLRLMQGSRDSAAAAIRRATGESTQMLRRARLLPAFVEITVAVGELDRARAAVDDLEAIASTVGGAVAAMADCAKGALLVARDEPREALMALRPGLAAWQRLGVPYEAARARVLIGLACRGLGDHDTAELELDTARAAFGQLGAKPDQARVDALVGRDRMDDGLTVREIDVLRLVASGRSNSEIAAALVISEHTVARHLQNIFGKLGVSTRTAAAAYAFEHRLT
- a CDS encoding polyribonucleotide nucleotidyltransferase, translated to MTEPVISAVETVIDNGKFGTRTVKFETGLLARQAAGSVTAYLDDDTMLLSATTAGKHPKDHFDFFPLTIDVEERMYAAGQIPGSFFRSEGRPGEDAILTCRLIDRPLRPTFKKGLRNEVQVVITVLSLNPDAPYDVLAINAASLSTQLSGLPFSGPVGAVRVALIDGQWVAFPSHSQLEGAVFDMVVAGRVTDSGDVAIMMVEAEATESAWTLVQDGVQAPTEEVVAGGLDASKPFIKQLVEAQAELAKEASKPVQEFPVFLDHEDDVFNAVEAAVKSDLAAAMKIADKQERNDRTDELKESVLTQLGEQFEGREKEIGAAFRSVNKQLVRESILRDKIRIDGRGLADIRPLNAEVDILPRVHGSALFERGETQILGVTTLDMLKMEQQLDTLSPEKHRRYMHKYVFPPFSTGETGRVGSPKRREVGHGALARRALLPVLPSREEFPYAIRQLSEAMGSNGSTSMGSVCASTMSLLQAGVPLKAAVAGIAMGLVSGEVDGETQYVALTDILGAEDAFGDMDFKVAGTREFVTALQLDTKLDGIPAEVLGSALTQAKDARIAILDVMAEAIDEPEEMSVHAPRIITIRVPVDKIGEVIGPKGKVINQIQDDTGATLSIEDDGTVYIGATNGEAAEAAKQAVNAIANPTMPEVGERYLGTVVKTTNFGAFVSLMPGKDGLLHISKLRDLAGGKRVESVEDVVSVGQKIQVQIAEIDDRGKLSLVPVVEEAAPADAEVTEDAE
- the dapB gene encoding 4-hydroxy-tetrahydrodipicolinate reductase, with product MESSQIQVGVLGARGKVGSAVCTAVEDAPDLALAAAVDHDDPIDLLVSSGAQVVVDFTHPDVVMDNLEFCIDHGIHAVVGTTGFDQGRLDVIDGWLGDAPTTGVLIAPNFSIGAILMMRFAALAAPFYESVEIVELHHPNKADAPSGTARRTAELVAAARREAGCPPVPDATSTALDGARGAVVDGIHVHGLRIRGLVAHQEVVLGGVGETLTIRHDSLDRVSFTPGVLTGVRQIADRPGLTVGLESYLDL
- a CDS encoding DUF6895 family protein; this encodes MLCVDQSTPQGQAAAGVAVWPTADLEQRLVNALDFAAVAVSDFGETGYDDAVRPALSFGPEKVVAEAAMLAYAAHGASHSSAVGDRVTALVRQLDPLVRSPRALADMALNPDQVFRRAVPHVLLTAMGHPDDAFDAFASDVCARVLSHAVDQPTTVLAERRWITSVWSRRLPTVSYPPSGTVLTHPFDLLVGSREDPYGLTHLLFYVTDFGRTANPELGRTRDAILAEVEALVLRYLDHGDYDLVGELLMAWPQLHEAWSPVAAFAFDVLAHVEDEVGLLPCGNIDPERLASLAGTERTRYARAASYHTAFVMGFLCAVTLRGEVQPPTAFVAPEYPDNAWRALRAMLDDHPGDWLPVFDRRNEAEKRMMAPMLCGLVITQAMRQRNFATMHDAIRMARQFGLPAQPLRSAAADLLRILSAALQASTPDELEV